Within Aliivibrio fischeri, the genomic segment CTACCTTAGGACCGTTATAGTTACGGCCGCCGTTTACTTGGGCTTCGATCAAGAGCTTCGACCGAAGTCTAACCCCATCAATTAACCTTCAAGCACCGGGCAGGCGTCACACCGTATACGTCATCTTACGATTTAGCACAGTGCTATGTTTTTAATAAACAGTTGCAGCCACCTGGTATCTGCGACTCCCGGCAGCTTAGAGAGCAAGTCTCATCACCGCTAGGAGCGTACCTTCTCCCGAAGTTACGGTACCATTTTGCCTAGTTCCTTCACCCGAGTTCTCTCAAGCGCCTTAGTATTCTCTACTCGACCACCTGTGTCGGTTTGGGGTACGATTCCTTACAATCTGAAGCTTAGAGGCTTTTCCTGGAAGCATGGCATCAATGGCTTCACTACCGTAGTAGCTCGACATCGTATCTCAGCCTAGTGTATTCCCGGATTTGCCTAAGAATACAGCCTACATACTTGAACTTGGACGACCGTCGCCAAGCCCACCTAGCCTTCTCCGTCCCCCATCGCAATTGTAAGAAGTACGGGAATATTAACCCGTTTCCCATCGACTACGCCTTTCGGCCTCGCCTTAGGGGTCGACTTACCCTGCCCCGATTAACGTTGGACAGGAACCCTTGGTCTTCCGGCGAGCGGGTTTTTCACCCGCTTTATCGTTACTCATGTCAGCATTCGCACTTCTGATACGTCCAGCACGCTTTACAACGCACCTTCAACCGCTTACAGAACGCTCCCCTACCCAATACAGTAAACTGTATTGCCGCAGCTTCGGTGTATAGTTTAGCCCCGTTACATCTTCCGCGCAGGCCGACTCGACCAGTGAGCTATTACGCTTTCTTTAAATGATGGCTGCTTCTAAGCCAACATCCTGGCTGTCTGAGCCTTCCCACATCGTTTCCCACTTAACTATAACTTTGGGACCTTAGCTGGCGGTCTGGGTTGTTTCCCTCTCCACGACGGACGTTAGCACCCGCCGTGTGTCTCCCGGATAGTACTTACTGGTATTCGGAGTTTGCAAAGGGTTGGTAAGTCGGGATGACCCCCTAGCCTTAACAGTGCTCTACCCCCAGTAGTATTCGTCCGAGGCTCTACCTAAATAGATTTCGGGGAGAACCAGCTATCTCCAGGTTTGATTGGCCTTTCACCCCTAGCCACAAGTCATCCGCTAATTTTTCAACATTAGTCGGTTCGGTCCTCCAATTGATGTTACTCAATCTTCAACCTGCCCATGGCTAGATCACCTGGTTTCGGGTCTATATCCAGAGACTGAACGCCCAGTTAAGACTCGGTTTCCCTACGGCTCCCCTAAACGGTTAACCTTGCCACTGAATATAAGTCGCTGACCCATTATACAAAAGGTACGCAGTCACACCACGAAGGTGCTCCTACTGCTTGTACGTACACGGTTTCAGGTTCTATTTCACTCCCCTCACAGGGGTTCTTTTCGCCTTTCCCTCACGGTACTGGTTCACTATCGGTCAGTCAGTAGTATTTAGCCTTGGAGGATGGTCCCCCCATATTCAGACAGGATATCACGTGTCCCGCCTTACTCGTTTTCACTGATGATGAGATGTCGGTTACGGGGCTATCACCCTGTATCGCGGCACTTTCCAGAGCCTTCACCTGTCTCATTAAAAGCTTAAGGGCTAACCCAATTTCGCTCGCCGCTACTTTCGGGATCTCGGTTGATTTCTCTTCCTCGGGGTACTTAGATGTTTCAGTTCTCCCGGTTCGCCTCGCTACGCTATGTATTCACGTAGCGATACGTGCTTATGCACGTGGGTTTCCCCATTCAGAAATCCCAGACTCAAATGGTTTTTACTACCTAATCTGGGCTTATCGCAAGTTAATACGTCTTTCATCGCCTCTGACTGCCAAGGCATCCACCGTGTACGCTTAGTCACTTAACCATACAACCCCAAGAGGTTTCGTATGGCATAAACAACCAAGGTTGAACTCATCATTGCGAGTTCTGGTTTTTCGCCGGATTCAAAATACAAGAACACTTGAATGTGTTGTTCTTCGTTTTACAAAGTAAAACAAAGGATATTAAGAACTTTTAAATTTTGATTTGAATAACTCGTAAGTTATTTAAATCAGTCAGCTTTCCAAATTGTTAAAGAGCTTAAAGCAAAAGCTTTAATCAATAATAAAGATTATTAATTAAAACTCTTTATCTTTAATTTAAAACCTAATTAATCTGTGTGAACACTCATAAACCGTAATCTATCGTTTAAGGAGGTGATCCAGCCCAGGTTCCCCTAGGGCTACCTTGTTACGACTTCACCCCAGTCATGAACCACAAAGTGGTGAGCGTCCTCCCGAAGGTTAAACTACCCACTTCTTTTGCAGCCCACTCCCATGGTGTGACGGGCGGTGTGTACAAGGCCCGGGAACGTATTCACCGTAGCATTCTGATCTACGATTACTAGCGATTCCGACTTCATGGAGTCGAGTTGCAGACTCCAATCCGGACTACGACGCACTTTTTGGGATTCGCTCACTATCGCTAGCTTGCAGCCCTCTGTATGCGCCATTGTAGCACGTGTGTAGCCCTACTCGTAAGGGCCATGATGACTTGACGTCGTCCCCACCTTCCTCCGGTTTATCACCGGCAGTCTCCCTGGAGTTCCCACCATTACGTGCTGGCAAACAAGGATAAGGGTTGCGCTCGTTGCGGGACTTAACCCAACATTTCACAACACGAGCTGACGACAGCCATGCAGCACCTGTCTCAGAGCTCCCGAAGGCACTAAGCTATCTCTAGCGAATTCTCTGGATGTCAAGAGTAGGTAAGGTTCTTCGCGTTGCATCGAATTAAACCACATGCTCCACCGCTTGTGCGGGCCCCCGTCAATTCATTTGAGTTTTAATCTTGCGACCGTACTCCCCAGGCGGTCTACTTAACGCGTTAGCTCCGAAAGCCACGGCTCAAGGCCACAACCTCCAAGTAGACATCGTTTACGGCGTGGACTACCAGGGTATCTAATCCTGTTTGCTCCCCACGCTTTCGCATCTGAGTGTCAGTGTCTGTCCAGGGGGCCGCCTTCGCCACTGGTATTCCTTCAGATCTCTACGCATTTCACCGCTACACCTGAAATTCTACCCCCCTCTACAGCACTCTAGTTCACCAGTTTCAAATGCGGTTCCGAGGTTGAGCCCCGGGCTTTCACATCTGACTTAATGAACCACCTGCATGCGCTTTACGCCCAGTAATTCCGATTAACGCTCGCACCCTCCGTATTACCGCGGCTGCTGGCACGGAGTTAGCCGGTGCTTCTTCTGTAGGTAACGTCAAATCCATACGCTATTAACGTATGAACCTTCCTCCCTACTGAAAGTACTTTACAACCCGAAGGCCTTCTTCATACACGCGGCATGGCTGCATCAGGCTTTCGCCCATTGTGCAATATTCCCCACTGCTGCCTCCCGTAGGAGTCTGGACCGTGTCTCAGTTCCAGTGTGGCTGATCATCCTCTCAGACCAGCTAGAGATCGTCGCCTTGGTGAGCTCTTACCTCACCAACTAGCTAATCTCACCTGGGCTAATCTTAGCGCGAGAGGCCCGAAGGTCCCCTCTTTGGTCCGAAGACATTATGCGGTATTAGCTATCGTTTCCAATAGTTATCCCCCACACTAAGGCATATTCCCAGGCATTACTCACCCGTCCGCCGCTCGACGCCCTTAACGTTCCCCGAAGGTTCAGTTAAGTCGTTTCCGCTCGACTTGCATGTGTTAGGCCTGCCGCCAGCGTTCAATCTGAGCCATGATCAAACTCTTCAATTAAAGTTTTTTGGTTTGTTTCAGCAGAAACAAAACCGACTCAATGATTAATACTGATTGTTACATAAAAGTAATTTTGTGTAGTCACTCAGTTCATTGATTAGTTATTTGCTTTCGCAAATAATGATTATCAACTCACAAGTGCCCACACAGATTAATAGGTTTCTAATTTTTAAAGAGCTTTTCTTCTACTTTCAAAGCGTTTCCGCTTTTCTGTGAAGAGGACGGTCATTTTATCGATTTAAGTTTCAGTGTCAAGCACTTATTTGAAACTAAATTTTTAATTGCCGTTCTGACCTTGGTTGCTAACCCCTTATGGGATGGGCTCTCCGTGTCAGTGAGGTCGCATTATAGAGAGTTAGATCACATTAGCAAGCCCTTTTTTCAAAAAAAATCGTTTTTTTGTTTTTATGGTTAAAGTCCATACAAATCGGTGCTAAATTATCTTTTATAATGCATATTATTAACACTAAATTATCATTTTTGAGGTTTATTCTATGATTTCTTCATTACGACGCTATAAATCAAACTTTCCTTCAATCGGCTCTAATACTTATATAGATACCTCTTCTGTATTAATTGGAGAAATTACTATTGGCCAAGACTCTAGTGTTTGGCCTTTGGTTGTTGCTCGAGGTGATGTAAATAGTATTTCTATTGGCGATAGAACAAATATTCAAGATGGTTCAGTTTTGCATGTTACCCATAAAAACCCTGAGAACCCAAAAGGTGCACCTTTAGTTATTGGCAATGATGTCACGATTGGTCACAAAGTTATGCTGCATGGTTGCGTAATTGAAGACCGAGTTCTTGTTGGAATGGGAAGCATTATTCTAGACAACGCTTATATTGAAGCTGATGTAATGATTGGTGCTGGTTCTCTTGTTCCACCAAACAAGCGTCTTGAAAGTGGCTACCTTTATATAGGTAGCCCTGTAAAACAAGTTCGCCCTCTATCTATAGAGGAAATTGCATTACTTAAAAAATCTGCATTAAATTACGTTAATTTTAAGAATGACTATATAGAAGAAGAAATTAATTAATTTCAATCTCTCCTGAAGCATTGAATTCTTCATCTTCAATCAATGCTTCAGCTTTCTCTTCTATATCAAAGCGTAACTGGTTAAAAACCTCATTCGCTTTATCATGATGGCAAATAGATTCACCACTTTCTTCTTCAAGCCATGAGAATGAAACTGAACAATTAATTAAGCTTCCCATTTGTTGTGCTGAAAAACGCACACACTTCTTTTCTAGCTCTACGGTTAAATCGTCTGAAAAGAGAATCGACTGATTCATTACATACCTTCTAAGTTCTTTCGTAATTCACGCAAAATTTGTTTACTACCTGGACGTAACCCTCTCCATACAGTAAAGCTTTCTGCAGCCTGACCGACTAGCATTCCTAATCCATCATAAGCTTGGTAAGCATCATTTTCTAATGCCCATTGATTAAAGATGGTTTTACCAGAGCCATACATCATGTCATAGCTAATCGCACCACCTGAGAATATGACAGGATCTATTTGAGGAAGCTCCCCAGATAAACTTGCTGATGTTGAATTGATAATGACATCAAACCCTTTATTAATATCACTCATCTTTTTTGCTTCTATCCTTCCATAAGGAGAAAACAGTTCCGCAAGTTGTTTTGCTTTTTCATAAGTTCGATTAACAAGAGTAATAGAAGCGGGATTTTGTTTTAACAAAGGAAGAATAACGCCACGAGCTGCGCCACCAGCACCAATTAATAAAATATGTTTATCTTCTAAAGGTACTTGGTACTGCAATAAGTCTTGAACTAACCCTTCGCCATCGGTGTTATCACCTAAAATAATGCCATCATCCAATTTTTTAAGTGTATTTACCGCCCCTGCGAGTTTTGCTCTTTCTGTTAATTGATTAGCAAACTGAAACGCTTCCTCTTTAAAAGGGACCGTTACATTACAGCCTTTTCCTTGTTGAGAAAAAAACGTTGTTACTGACTCAACAAAACCGTTTATTGGTGCTTCAATTGCTGAATATTCTAAATCCTGCATTGTTTGACGAGCAAATAAGGTATGAATAAAAGGTGATTTGCTGTGTTTAATCGGATTACCAAAAACGGCATACTTGTCCATGTAAAAATATTCCCTGCAATGAAAGAACTAAAATGATGTGAGTAACCTTACCTTAAACCAATCATTGATGCATTATCCCTGACGCAGCGTATTACCTGTTTTCGCATCACGAATTTCTGTAGGCTGAGTCCGATTACCTACTTCACCTTGAAAAATAACTACCCCCGTATCCCCTAGTTGAGCTTCAACTTCAGTGACACTTCGACAAGGTTCCAATCCTGAAAGGTTAGCACTCGTTGAAGTAATTGGTTTACCGAATGCGTTACAAATAGCTTTCACTTGAGGATGAGCTGTTACTCTGACAGCAATACTATCAAATTGCCCAGTAACTAAAGGTAATGTGCTTGTTTTCACTGGAACAATCCAAGTCACAGGACCAGGCCATGATGCTTTAATGGTATTTACTTGCTCTTCTGTTAATTGTTCTAAATCGATATAAGGTAATAATTGCTCTATAGATGCAGCAATCAAAATTAGTCCTTTTTCTTTTGGTCTCTTTTTTACATCCAATAAATTTAGTAACGCTTGTTCGTTATCAGGATCGCAACCAACACCAAAAACGCCTTCTGTTGGATAAGCGATAACATTCCCTTGCTTCAAGGCATCTACGACTTGATTTAGATTCTTCACATTAATACCACTCTCTTCTATATATAGTATCTATTCTATTGATCTACTCAAATCACACAACCGCTTTCCTTTTTTGAATTGTCATCATTCATTAATAAGTTTAGCTTTTCCTTACGCAAACGTTTTCCTTAATAAAAAATAACCGTATAATGCGGATAACTTTTCTATATTGCCAATATCTTTATTTAAGGAGTTCACAATGAAAGTCGGTATTATCATGGGTTCAAAATCAGACTGGCCAACAATGAAACTAGCCGCTGAGATGCTTGACCGCTTTAATGTGCCTTATGAGACAAAAGTGGTTTCTGCTCATAGAACACCTCAGTTACTTGCTGATTATGCAACTCAAGCAAAAGATCGTGGCATCAAAGTAATTATCGCAGGTGCGGGTGGTGCAGCACACCTTCCTGGAATGGCAGCAGCATTCACAAGTGTTCCTGTTTTAGGTGTTCCAGTACAATCTCGTGCACTTAAAGGTATGGATTCATTACTTTCAATTGTACAGATGCCAAAAGGTATTGCTGTTGGTACTCTTGCGATAGGTGAAGCGGGAGCGGCTAATGCAGGTATCCTTGCAGCTCAAATCATTGGAACATCAAACGAAGAAGTAATGGCTGCGGTTGAAACTTTCCGTAAAGAACAAACTGAAATGGTGTTAGAGAACCCAGATCCATCAGAGGATTAATCATGAATGTTCTTATTTTAGGTTCAGGTCAATTAGCACGAATGATGTCTTTAGCTAGTGCTCCATTAAATATTGATGTGATCGCTTATGATGTTAATAGCCAACAAATTGTACATCCATTAACTCAACAACCGATTGATTTATCATTAGAACAAGCCATTAAACAAGTCGATGTTATTACGGCTGAGTTTGAACATATTCCTCATCATATTCTAGATATTTGTAGTGTAAGTGGAAAATTTCAACCAACACCTGATGCAATAAAAGCAGGTGGTGATCGCCGTCTTGAAAAAAAGTTATTAGATAACGCGCATGTTGCAAATGCCAAATACCATAATATCAATACTAAACAGGACTTTTTGAATGCCATCGATACCGTTGGGATCCCTATGGTATTGAAGAGTGCGTTAGGCGGTTATGATGGAAAAGGTCAATGGCGCTTAAAAGACGTATCACAAGTTGATTCTATTTGGGAAGAAATGGATGAGTTAATTAAAAGCTCTCCAAATCAAGCAATAGTTGCAGAACAATTTATTCCATTTAACCGTGAAGTTTCACTCATTGGAGCTCGTAATAAAAACGGTCAAATGGTGACTTACCCACTGACTGAAAATGTTCATGTCGATGGTGTTCTTGCTTTATCAACCGCTTTAGAAGGGACAAGTAATTTACAACAACAAGCCGATGAAATGTTTACCGCTATCGCTGATGAACTGAATTATATCGGAGTGCTTGCTATTGAGTTTTTCGATGTAGACGGAACGTTACTTGTAAATGAAATTGCCCCTCGTGTGCATAATTCAGGGCACTGGACTCAACAAGGGACCGATATTTGCCAATTTGAAATGCACATTCGAGCGGTATGCAACTTACCATTAACGGGTAATCAATTACTTCGCTCAACTGCGATGATTAATATTTTAGGTGAAGATAGCTTACCAGATGAAATATTAACAATGCCGAATTGCCATATTCATTGGTATGGAAAAGAGAAGCGAGCGGGTAGAAAAATGGGACATATTAACGTGTGTGCCGACTCCCCTGAAATGCTACAAAAAGAGCTTTCTAAACTTGCAAATATTTTAGATAAACAAGCCTTTAAAGCTCTTTCTTAAATCTCAAGGTATGAGTAACTTAATACTTGTGATTAAGTTACTCTGATTGGCTCTGAACTTCTGCACATTTTTTATCTGCACAGATTAAACGAGTTCCTGCCGCTGTTTCTTTTTTTAAAAGCAACTCAAAACCACATTTTTGACAACACCCTTGCTGTGGCTCTAAATTAACCGCAAAACGACAAGCAGGGTAAGCATCACATGCGTAAAATGATTTACCAAAGCGAGATTGTTTCTCTTGTAGATGTCCTTTATGACAACTAGGACAAACCGTTTCTGTCTGCGACGACTCTTTCTTTTGTTCTAAAGATTCAATATGAGTACATGATGGATATGCAGAACAACCGATAAACATTCCATATCGGCCTTGTCTCAACACCAATTCACTTTCACATTGAGGGCATGGGATCCCTAACTCTTTCACTACATGACCATCATTACTTTTTAATGGACGAATATAGTCACATTCAGGGTAATTTTGACAACCTAAAAATGGACCTCTTTTTCCATAACGGATACTTAGTTCACCGCTACATTGAGGGCATATTTCATGCTCTAACGCATGCTCATGCGCTTGAAATAATTCTTTATCAATCTTTCCAGACATTCTCTCAGCCTTAGTGAGTCAAGCCTACATCAGAGGTATACAATAACTCTTCCATCTGTGTATAAGCGCTTTCCTGTCCTGGAACATTAAACAATACCATTAGGACAACCCACTTTAGATCATCTAATGACAGTTCATCCGTTTCTAAAGCCATTACTTGCTCAATTACCATTTCACGAGTTTCGCTAGTAAGTACTTTAATTTGTTCTAAGAAAAGTAAAAAACCACGACATGCCGTATTTATCCCATCAATTTCTTGTTGAGTATAAATTCGCATTGACGTTGACGTTCCTGTTGCAACACGAGCGTGCTCGTCCGTATCTTGTAAACGAGCCAGATCTTCTAACCAATCTAACGCTTTATATACTGCTTCTTGGTGAAAGCCTGCTTTTAGCAATTCATCTTCTAATTTTTCTTGTTCTACATTCAGTTCAACATCACTATGGATATATGTTTCAAATAGATACATCAGAACATCCATCATGGCTAGCCCCTCCGCTTTTTAATGTAACCCCCTGGGACTGCAGCGATGAAACCTTGCAACTCTAATTCAAGTAATTGCATCATGATTTCATGTACAGGCATCTGACACCGCTCTGCGATTATATCGACAGGCGTCGCCTCACCGCCTACGGTAGCGAACACTTCAGGAAATGGCAATTGTTCAGTGATAACTTCTTGTTCGAAAAGTGATGGTTGATGAGATAGTGCACACTCAGTCAGAGCTCCTATTTCATTAAAAATATCATCAGGAGAAGATACCAGTGTTGCTCCAGATTTAATTAAACCATTCGAACCTTGAGCTGTTGGGTTTTGAATAGAACCAGGTAAAGCAAATACCTCTCGTCCCTGTTCATTTGCATATCTTGCTGTAATTAGAGACCCTGAACGCTCTGCCGCTTCAACAACAAGAACCCCTGTTGATAAACCACTAATGATTCGATTGCGTCGTGGAAAGTTATCCGCTCTTGGTGGAGCATCAGGCCTAAACTCAGAAACTAAGGCGCCATTTTCACTCACTCTCTGAGCTAAGGAGCGATGCTTGGCTGGGTAGATCTTTTCTAGACCAGAGCCAAGAACAGCAATGGTTTTCCCTTTTGCTTCTATTGCACCATGATGTGCATATCCATCGACACCGAGTGCAAGACCGCTGGTTACAACATAATTATGCTGAACAATAGAACGAGCAAACTCTTTAGCACAATCCAATCCTTCCAGACTGGCATTTCGGCTCCCGACAATCGCCACTTGTGGCTCAGATAAACAGAGAGCATCCCCTTTAACAAACAACACTGGAGGTGGAGCGCTAATCTCTGACAACAATTTGGGGTATCTAGGATCAGTTAATGGCAATATCGTATGTTCAGAACTCTTTTCTTGCCAAGTCAAACAGGTTTCAACCTGCTTATTTGTCGTCTGCTTTAGATAGGATATTTGAGATGAAGAGAGACCTAAAGCCTGTAATTGATCATCATTGTATTGCAGAATATTTTCAGCTGAATCGACACTGAGTAAACGGGACATTACCTTCCCGCCTACTCTAGGACAAAAGCATAAGGTTAGCCAAGCCGATAGATGTTCTTCGGAAATGGACATAACGTTATTTATTCCTCATCAGGAGAAACCGCTATAACACCTTTGTGTATTGGCATTTCACTTTTTGTAATGAGTGCTAAGCTAAATTTTTCATAAGGCCTAATAACAATTAATTCACCAATTTCCGTTTGAGGTAATTGAATGCCTTTTTCTTGGTGTCTTTATCGACTTCATAGTAGTACTCGCCTTTATTGCCATTAACAATGTTTCCTTCTTCTTTCAAAGAAAACATACTTCCTTGCAATAAGCCGTCATTACTGCCTTTATCTATCACTGCAACTTGATTAACCGCTAAGTATTCACCACCATCAATGGAACCAAGTATGGATACATCAATATATTTTGGTGCAGGTTGAGGGTAAAACGTTGTGGTTAATTCTGTTTTTATTTCATCTGAAGAAATAGGTAAAACCACATCATTAATCGCAATTTCTTGTTGCTGTTTAATGATTTTTAATCCACTCATATCTTCATTACTTTCGGCTAGCTCAGCGACACCAACAAGACGAAGGGCATAAGATGAGGCTTTGTCATCCTGACGAGAAAATTCATTAACGACTCGGTATATACCCCATTCTTTATGCGATAGCTCAGCATCAACGTACACTCTTTCACTCGAACTTAAAAATTTACGACCATCACTGGTTCCAAGTACTCGGTAAGACGTTTGGTAATTCACATCATCAATTAAACGATCTGACTGTAAATAAGGTACAACTAAGCTAGTGGGTAAGGTAGGAACCGGCTCTTTTACCACCTTACGCATTTTAGGCGACAATTTTTTAAGCGGTTTAACACTTAATACCGGATTACCATTGTGCCAACTTAACGTTAATTCATCTCCAGGATAAATTAAGTGAGGATTATTTATATCTGGGTTAATTTTCCATAATTTTGGCCAAAACCAAGGGCTATCTAAAAATAACGCCGAAATATCCCAGAGAGTATCCCCTTTTTTAACGGTGTATTGTTCCGGATAATCTTGTTTTAAAACCAATTTATCATCGCTTGATATCGATGGTGATGAGAATAAAATTGCGCTAATTAATGATGAAAAAATGAGTGTTTTTTTTAACATGGTCCGCTTTCCTTGTCAGACATACCAACCGATGCTGTCATTTGCTCAATAAAATGTCTAGAATTGGAACTATTAGGTTTATGCCGTTTTCGGCGCAGTTCAACATTTTGAGTATTTATGGCTTTATTAGAAGTATTAACGTTCCCGGATGACCGTCTACGTACCGTAGCAAAACCGGTAGAAGCAGTAACACCTGAAATCCAAAAATTTGTCGATGACATGATTGAAACCATGTACGACGAAGAAGGTATTGGCCTTGCTGCTACACAAGTCGATTTTCACCAACGTATCGTAGTGATTGATGTTTCTGAAACTCGTGACGAACCAATGGTTTTAATCAATCCTGTTATCACACAAAAAAGTGGTGATGATGGTATTGAAGAAGGCTGTTTGTCTGTTCCTGGTGCAAAAGGACTTGTTCCTCGCTCAGCAGAGGTATCAGTTAGCGCTCTTGATCGCGATGGTAATGAATTTAGCTTTGATGCTGATGATTTATTAGCTATCTGTGTTCAGCATGAACTTGATCACCTTGATGGCAAGTTATTCGTTGATTACTTATCGCCTCTAAAGCGTAAGCGTATCAAAGAAAAACTAGAGAAAATCAAAAAATTCAACGCTAAAAATCAGTAATTGATACCGAGGTTAATTTGAGCAAACCATTACGCATTATTTTTGCGGGCACACCCGATTTCGCTGCTCGCCATTTATCAGCACTTATCGACTCTCACCATGAAGTGATTGGCGTATACACTCAACCTGATCGCCCAGCAGGTCGTGGTAAAAAGCTAACAGCAAGCCCAGTAAAAGAGCTGGCGCTTGAGCACAATATTCCTGTGTTCCAGCCTGAAAACTTTAAGAGTGATGAAGCAAAGCAAGAGCTTGCTGACCAAAATGCTGATTTAATGGTTGTGGTTGCTTATGGCTTACTGCTACCACAAGCGGTGTTAGATACACCAAATTGGGTTGCATTAACGTTCATGGCTCGATTCTTCCTCGTTGGCGTGGTGCTGCACCTATTCAACGCTCTATTTGGGCAGGTGACGCCGAGACTGGCGTAACTATCATGCAAATGGATATTGGTTTAGATACTGGCGATATGCTGAAGATTGCAACTTTGCCTATCGAAGCAACCGATACAAGCGCCTCAATGTACGACAAATTAGCTGAACTAGGTCCAGTCGCTTTAGTTGATTGTTTATCTGATATTGCTGATGGCTCT encodes:
- the purE gene encoding 5-(carboxyamino)imidazole ribonucleotide mutase codes for the protein MKVGIIMGSKSDWPTMKLAAEMLDRFNVPYETKVVSAHRTPQLLADYATQAKDRGIKVIIAGAGGAAHLPGMAAAFTSVPVLGVPVQSRALKGMDSLLSIVQMPKGIAVGTLAIGEAGAANAGILAAQIIGTSNEEVMAAVETFRKEQTEMVLENPDPSED
- the def gene encoding peptide deformylase, with the translated sequence MALLEVLTFPDDRLRTVAKPVEAVTPEIQKFVDDMIETMYDEEGIGLAATQVDFHQRIVVIDVSETRDEPMVLINPVITQKSGDDGIEEGCLSVPGAKGLVPRSAEVSVSALDRDGNEFSFDADDLLAICVQHELDHLDGKLFVDYLSPLKRKRIKEKLEKIKKFNAKNQ
- a CDS encoding DUF494 family protein yields the protein MMDVLMYLFETYIHSDVELNVEQEKLEDELLKAGFHQEAVYKALDWLEDLARLQDTDEHARVATGTSTSMRIYTQQEIDGINTACRGFLLFLEQIKVLTSETREMVIEQVMALETDELSLDDLKWVVLMVLFNVPGQESAYTQMEELLYTSDVGLTH
- a CDS encoding 5-(carboxyamino)imidazole ribonucleotide synthase, with amino-acid sequence MNVLILGSGQLARMMSLASAPLNIDVIAYDVNSQQIVHPLTQQPIDLSLEQAIKQVDVITAEFEHIPHHILDICSVSGKFQPTPDAIKAGGDRRLEKKLLDNAHVANAKYHNINTKQDFLNAIDTVGIPMVLKSALGGYDGKGQWRLKDVSQVDSIWEEMDELIKSSPNQAIVAEQFIPFNREVSLIGARNKNGQMVTYPLTENVHVDGVLALSTALEGTSNLQQQADEMFTAIADELNYIGVLAIEFFDVDGTLLVNEIAPRVHNSGHWTQQGTDICQFEMHIRAVCNLPLTGNQLLRSTAMINILGEDSLPDEILTMPNCHIHWYGKEKRAGRKMGHINVCADSPEMLQKELSKLANILDKQAFKALS
- a CDS encoding DUF1488 domain-containing protein, which codes for MNQSILFSDDLTVELEKKCVRFSAQQMGSLINCSVSFSWLEEESGESICHHDKANEVFNQLRFDIEEKAEALIEDEEFNASGEIEIN
- a CDS encoding topoisomerase DNA-binding C4 zinc finger domain-containing protein yields the protein MSGKIDKELFQAHEHALEHEICPQCSGELSIRYGKRGPFLGCQNYPECDYIRPLKSNDGHVVKELGIPCPQCESELVLRQGRYGMFIGCSAYPSCTHIESLEQKKESSQTETVCPSCHKGHLQEKQSRFGKSFYACDAYPACRFAVNLEPQQGCCQKCGFELLLKKETAAGTRLICADKKCAEVQSQSE
- the aroE gene encoding shikimate dehydrogenase, with amino-acid sequence MDKYAVFGNPIKHSKSPFIHTLFARQTMQDLEYSAIEAPINGFVESVTTFFSQQGKGCNVTVPFKEEAFQFANQLTERAKLAGAVNTLKKLDDGIILGDNTDGEGLVQDLLQYQVPLEDKHILLIGAGGAARGVILPLLKQNPASITLVNRTYEKAKQLAELFSPYGRIEAKKMSDINKGFDVIINSTSASLSGELPQIDPVIFSGGAISYDMMYGSGKTIFNQWALENDAYQAYDGLGMLVGQAAESFTVWRGLRPGSKQILRELRKNLEGM
- a CDS encoding Sua5/YciO/YrdC/YwlC family protein; translated protein: MKNLNQVVDALKQGNVIAYPTEGVFGVGCDPDNEQALLNLLDVKKRPKEKGLILIAASIEQLLPYIDLEQLTEEQVNTIKASWPGPVTWIVPVKTSTLPLVTGQFDSIAVRVTAHPQVKAICNAFGKPITSTSANLSGLEPCRSVTEVEAQLGDTGVVIFQGEVGNRTQPTEIRDAKTGNTLRQG
- the dprA gene encoding DNA-processing protein DprA produces the protein MSEEHLSAWLTLCFCPRVGGKVMSRLLSVDSAENILQYNDDQLQALGLSSSQISYLKQTTNKQVETCLTWQEKSSEHTILPLTDPRYPKLLSEISAPPPVLFVKGDALCLSEPQVAIVGSRNASLEGLDCAKEFARSIVQHNYVVTSGLALGVDGYAHHGAIEAKGKTIAVLGSGLEKIYPAKHRSLAQRVSENGALVSEFRPDAPPRADNFPRRNRIISGLSTGVLVVEAAERSGSLITARYANEQGREVFALPGSIQNPTAQGSNGLIKSGATLVSSPDDIFNEIGALTECALSHQPSLFEQEVITEQLPFPEVFATVGGEATPVDIIAERCQMPVHEIMMQLLELELQGFIAAVPGGYIKKRRG
- a CDS encoding gamma carbonic anhydrase family protein → MSSLRRYKSNFPSIGSNTYIDTSSVLIGEITIGQDSSVWPLVVARGDVNSISIGDRTNIQDGSVLHVTHKNPENPKGAPLVIGNDVTIGHKVMLHGCVIEDRVLVGMGSIILDNAYIEADVMIGAGSLVPPNKRLESGYLYIGSPVKQVRPLSIEEIALLKKSALNYVNFKNDYIEEEIN